The genomic stretch GCGGTCGAGGGAAGAGGAGACGGGGTGTTTTGGCGAAAGTTTCCGGAGTGCCGGCCGGTGGGGGCGCCGGAGAGGACCCCCGCGCCGAAAGAGGTGGGGCGGCGGGACGCGCTCCAGGTCTCCGGCTGTAGGCCGGCCCGGCCGCAGAGCTCACTCCGAGTCCGGCGTAGCCCCAGGTGCCCGCGCCCCTCGGCTGCCTCACCAGTTCCAGGAGACCAGGGCGGGGGGCGCTAAGTGCTGGTAGGCGGGGAAGAGGCCGAAAGCCGAGCCAGGCCCGAAGGCGGCGTAGCCTGGCACAGGGCAGGCGGCGGCCGGGGGCGCCGCGCTCTTGTCCCGGGCGGCGGCCGTGCCCGCCTCGGCGCTGCCGCCGCAGGGCTGCCCGTCGCGCACCAGCACGGGCACCACCACGCGGCGCAGCAGGCCGGGCGCGGCGCGCACCTCGGCAGCCACTGCCAGGTCGGGCGCCTCGGCGACTCCCGGCGCGCGCGCGCGCTTCAGCTTGTAGCGGTGGTTCTGGAACCAGATTTTGACCTGTGTGGGCGTGAGGCGCAGCAGGCGCGCCAGCTGCTCGCGCTCGGGCGCCGACAGGTAGCGCTGCTGCCGGAAGCGCCGCTCCAACTCCAGCGTCTGCGCCTTGGAGAACAGCACCCGCCGCTTCTTCCTCTTCTCGGCGTCCGAGCCCGGAGACGCAGGCCGAGCGGACGGCCGCTGCGACGAGTTCCTCGGGCTGGCCTCTGGGCTGCTCTCGTCCGAGGCTAGGGACGCAAAGGAGACACGGCACCATGAGACGCCGGCCGCCTCTGGAGCGCGGGCGCCTACCCACTCGGGCGCCCCCACTCGCCCGCGGCTTTCGGGATGAGGCCGTTTCCTTTCCTGGACCCATGTCTGGACAACCACCTCTCTGAATTCGACGACCTTTTAGACCACAGCCTGGGACTGCGCCTCCAAAGAAACCCACCCCGGGGGGTCTATTAAAACCAATCCGTCCTGGTCGCTGCGCTGGCAGACGAATTCACTGCAAGCTGACTCACCAAAACGGGCCACTTTGAGGTCAACTGCACTACGGTTTGCCGACGTTTGCAAAGCCCTGAATCCAGGCTCGCCAATACTGCTCATCCCAAACCGAGGCCAGAAGAATGTGGCCACTTTTTCAGGCATTTAAGGGTGGCgtcttatatatttaaatattctgaGCCCTAGAAACGGAAACCCAAATCCCGGGCGTTAGCGCCAGGCCCAGGGATCTGCTCTCAAGATGTGCCAACTGGCATAGGGATTTCAGGAGGACGGAGTCTGTGGGTCCAACACTGAGAAAATCCAGACCTTGGGCTGGGGTTTCCGCTTCCCATCCCCGCATGAGCCGGGGACTTGATTCTGAGCCCGCTCACTTCCCCCGCCTCCAACCCCCGCCGCAGTCCTCTGCTCACTCACAAGGGTAGTGGCCGCGCTCGGATTCCAGCCAGGTGGCGCAGGGGCCGGGCGCAGGGGCGCGTAGCTCCGGCTCCCTCTTCCGCAGGTGCTGCGCATCCTGCTCCGGTAAATCCAGGAGCCTGCGCACGGTGAAGCTGAGGCGTCCAGAGGTGGCCATGGCCGAGCAGGGGAAGGAGGCGGGGGCAGGGTAGACCTGGAACCGAGGGGCGGCGCGGGACGCCGCTCCTATAGGTGGGCGTGAGAGGCGCACGCCATGCACTGGCTGCCGAGATATTAGCGCGTTTACTGTGGAATCCCAGTTTATATAAACAGCTCTTCCCACCCGGGACACTTTGAAAGCCGAGGTCCGGGTCTCCCGGGTGTTAAGTACCTGAATGAGTGCTGCACCAAAGGCCCGGCGAGCCCGGAAGGTGCCacctccgccccccgccccgccccgccccgtcccCCGCCCCTCGGGCGCCCCGTTACCTCCCAGAGGCGGCAGGAAGCTGCCCTCCGCATTAGTGATTCTGTCTGATTAGCCCAAGTGGGGACAGATAATGGGGATTGTTA from Ovis canadensis isolate MfBH-ARS-UI-01 breed Bighorn chromosome 18, ARS-UI_OviCan_v2, whole genome shotgun sequence encodes the following:
- the NKX2-8 gene encoding homeobox protein Nkx-2.8 isoform X2; translated protein: MATSGRLSFTVRRLLDLPEQDAQHLRKREPELRAPAPGPCATWLESERGHYPSSDESSPEASPRNSSQRPSARPASPGSDAEKRKKRRVLFSKAQTLELERRFRQQRYLSAPEREQLARLLRLTPTQVKIWFQNHRYKLKRARAPGVAEAPDLAVAAEVRAAPGLLRRVVVPVLVRDGQPCGGSAEAGTAAARDKSAAPPAAACPVPGYAAFGPGSAFGLFPAYQHLAPPALVSWNW
- the NKX2-8 gene encoding homeobox protein Nkx-2.8 isoform X1 encodes the protein MRRAASCRLWEPVHGVRLSRPPIGAASRAAPRFQVYPAPASFPCSAMATSGRLSFTVRRLLDLPEQDAQHLRKREPELRAPAPGPCATWLESERGHYPSSDESSPEASPRNSSQRPSARPASPGSDAEKRKKRRVLFSKAQTLELERRFRQQRYLSAPEREQLARLLRLTPTQVKIWFQNHRYKLKRARAPGVAEAPDLAVAAEVRAAPGLLRRVVVPVLVRDGQPCGGSAEAGTAAARDKSAAPPAAACPVPGYAAFGPGSAFGLFPAYQHLAPPALVSWNW
- the NKX2-8 gene encoding homeobox protein Nkx-2.8 isoform X3, with the translated sequence MPEKVATFFWPRFGMSSIGEPGFRALQTSANRSAVDLKVARFASDESSPEASPRNSSQRPSARPASPGSDAEKRKKRRVLFSKAQTLELERRFRQQRYLSAPEREQLARLLRLTPTQVKIWFQNHRYKLKRARAPGVAEAPDLAVAAEVRAAPGLLRRVVVPVLVRDGQPCGGSAEAGTAAARDKSAAPPAAACPVPGYAAFGPGSAFGLFPAYQHLAPPALVSWNW